One genomic region from Chloroherpetonaceae bacterium encodes:
- a CDS encoding deoxynucleoside kinase, translated as MSEKRYIAIAGNMGVGKSTLTGLLSERFGWKAVFENADKNPYLPDFFSDMKRWSFNHQTFFLIERFRQHKHILTESDSCIQDRTIYEDAEIFARNLFDMGILSERDYETYRTLYQQFVSLLTPPDLVIYLRASIPKIVAHVQKRGRDYESKVQLDYLQRLNDYYDQWYNNYNHGRKLVIETESLDFVENPSDYNLVVQRIENELFGLFSNEHSN; from the coding sequence ATGTCTGAAAAGCGTTACATCGCCATCGCTGGAAATATGGGTGTAGGAAAATCAACATTGACCGGTTTGCTTTCCGAGCGATTTGGATGGAAAGCGGTTTTTGAAAATGCTGATAAGAATCCTTACCTCCCTGATTTTTTTTCCGATATGAAACGATGGTCTTTTAATCATCAAACTTTTTTTCTTATTGAGCGATTTCGCCAACATAAACACATTTTAACCGAATCCGATTCATGCATACAAGACCGTACGATTTATGAGGATGCTGAAATTTTTGCGCGTAACCTCTTTGATATGGGCATTTTGAGTGAACGGGATTACGAGACCTATCGTACGCTTTATCAACAGTTTGTGAGCCTTTTGACTCCACCCGATTTGGTAATCTATCTTAGGGCTTCAATCCCTAAAATCGTTGCTCATGTTCAAAAGCGCGGCCGTGATTATGAATCAAAAGTTCAACTCGATTACTTACAACGCCTAAACGACTATTACGATCAATGGTACAATAACTACAATCACGGTCGCAAATTAGTTATAGAAACTGAATCACTTGACTTTGTTGAAAATCCTTCCGATTACAACTTGGTGGTTCAACGGATTGAAAACGAACTCTTTGGACTCTTTTCAAATGAACATTCAAATTAA
- the pruA gene encoding L-glutamate gamma-semialdehyde dehydrogenase produces MPSKSTKVKLSPFVNEAPTNFSNPKEAAAMKKAFEKVRAQFGRTHFGRIAGEKISANTDFQSINPCNKKEVLGTFPNHTESEAEKALMAATEAFQSWQKVPVEKRAQYLFKAAALMRKRKHEFSAALGLEIGKNWGEADMETAEAIDFLEFYARDAFKYQGPQAVVKSPKWLGKEENQMIYIPLGVGVSLPPWNFPLAILGGMTLAPIVMGNTMVLKPSPDAPFIASMFMALMEEVKLPKGVLNLVYGGAEVGEALVSSPLTRFISFTGSKNVGLRINEVAAKTQPGQRWMKRLVAELGGKDAIIVDREADLDAAAQGVVQSAFGFSGQKCSACSRVLVDEKVYDKFLEKLVPKVETIKIGDAEQNAVMTSVSSEKAFKKVSEYIEIGKQEARLLTGGQYRNENGFFIEPTVFADVPKDARIAREEIFGPVLSIVKVKDLNEGLEVANSSEYGLTGGVFTKNKKKLERVREEMMVGNLYLNRKITGALVGVHPFGGFNMSGTDSKTGGKDYLLLFVQAKTITERIN; encoded by the coding sequence ATGCCATCGAAGTCAACAAAGGTAAAGCTTTCGCCTTTTGTCAATGAAGCGCCAACGAATTTTTCAAATCCAAAGGAAGCCGCAGCTATGAAAAAGGCTTTCGAAAAAGTACGCGCTCAATTTGGAAGGACGCATTTTGGAAGAATTGCAGGAGAAAAAATCAGCGCAAACACCGATTTTCAATCAATTAACCCTTGTAATAAAAAAGAGGTGTTAGGTACTTTCCCTAATCATACAGAATCTGAAGCAGAAAAGGCATTGATGGCTGCAACAGAAGCATTTCAAAGCTGGCAAAAAGTCCCGGTCGAAAAAAGAGCGCAATATCTCTTTAAGGCGGCAGCCTTAATGCGAAAGCGCAAGCACGAGTTTTCCGCTGCTTTAGGCCTTGAGATAGGCAAGAATTGGGGCGAAGCTGATATGGAAACAGCTGAAGCAATTGATTTTCTTGAATTTTATGCGCGCGATGCATTTAAGTATCAAGGCCCGCAGGCAGTCGTTAAATCGCCGAAATGGTTGGGCAAAGAAGAAAATCAAATGATTTACATTCCATTAGGTGTAGGTGTCTCACTTCCGCCGTGGAATTTTCCCTTAGCGATTCTTGGCGGGATGACCCTTGCACCGATTGTTATGGGGAATACAATGGTCTTAAAACCTTCACCGGATGCACCATTCATTGCCTCAATGTTTATGGCGTTGATGGAAGAAGTGAAATTGCCAAAGGGTGTTTTGAATTTGGTCTATGGCGGTGCGGAGGTGGGTGAAGCGTTGGTTTCAAGCCCTCTTACTCGGTTTATATCTTTTACCGGATCAAAAAATGTAGGATTGCGAATCAACGAAGTTGCAGCAAAAACACAGCCCGGTCAGCGGTGGATGAAGCGGCTTGTCGCTGAGTTAGGTGGAAAAGACGCCATCATTGTTGACCGCGAAGCCGATCTCGACGCGGCCGCGCAAGGAGTGGTACAATCGGCCTTTGGCTTTTCTGGTCAAAAATGCTCAGCGTGCTCTCGTGTTTTGGTTGATGAAAAGGTGTATGACAAGTTTCTTGAAAAACTCGTTCCAAAAGTTGAAACCATTAAAATTGGTGATGCCGAGCAAAATGCTGTGATGACTTCTGTTTCAAGCGAAAAGGCTTTTAAGAAAGTCTCAGAATACATCGAGATTGGAAAGCAAGAGGCTCGGTTATTGACGGGAGGTCAGTATCGTAATGAAAATGGTTTTTTTATTGAACCTACGGTGTTTGCGGATGTGCCGAAGGATGCCAGAATCGCACGCGAAGAAATTTTTGGTCCAGTGCTTTCAATTGTGAAAGTGAAAGATTTAAATGAAGGTCTTGAAGTTGCCAATAGTTCCGAGTATGGACTGACTGGAGGCGTATTTACAAAAAATAAGAAAAAGCTTGAGCGTGTCCGAGAAGAAATGATGGTGGGAAATTTGTACTTGAATCGAAAAATTACTGGCGCATTGGTAGGTGTTCATCCCTTTGGAGGATTTAATATGAGCGGCACCGATTCAAAAACCGGAGGAAAAGATTATTTGCTTTTATTTGTTCAGGCGAAAACCATTACAGAACGAATCAACTAA